From the Acidimicrobiales bacterium genome, the window TCACCGCGGTGAGCGAACGGGGTCGGAGCCTGTCGGCGGGCCAGCGCCAGCTCATCGCCCTGGCCCGGGCCGAGCTGGTCGACCCGGTGGTGCTGCTGCTCGACGAGGCCACGTCGAACCTCGACCTGGCCACCGAGGCCGCGGTGCAGCAGGCCATGGGCGTGGTGGCCACCGGGCGCACGACCGTGCTGGTGGCCCACCGCCTGCCCACGGCCCAGACCGCCGACCGCATCGTGGTGGTCGACGGGGGGCGGATCGTCGCCGTCGGCACCCACGACGAGCTCCTCGCCGGCAGCGACGAGTACGCCTCCCTGTGGCGGGCGTTCAGCGTCGCGGCGTAGACGCTCATCGCTCCCTCACACGTCCCTCACATGGCGGGGGTCTGCTGGGCGACATGAACGTCAGGGGACGCCTCGGATGGGCCGCCGTCGGGTCCGTGACGACCGCGGTCCTGCTCACAGGCGGGGCCGTGGCCTGGGCCTCCGTGGACGAGGACGATCCACCGCCCGCCGCGACCGGGCACGACCACGAGGCGCTCCCGCCCTACGAGGAGCGCTACGACGCCGCGTCCGGCGAGGACCAGGAAGCCGCCGACGACCTGATCGCCGACGTCGAGTCCACCCTCGCCGCCTTCGCGGACGTCGACGACGCCGTGGCCGGCGGCTACCGGCCGCCCCGCGACCGGGTCCACCCCCGCAGCCCGCTGCTCCACTACCTCAACCCGACCGTCGCCGAGGAGGGCCACGTCCTCGACCCCGAGCGACCCAACGGGCTCGTGTACGTGACGGGCGCCGACGGCGACCTGGTGCTGGTCGGCGCCTTCTTCACCGCCCGCCCCGGCGTCGACGCCCCGACGCCGGCCGGCGACCTGGTCGTGTGGCACAGCCACAGGCCCGGCACCCGCCGCATGCTGCACGTGTGGACCGCCGACGAGGTCGAGCTGGTCGGCCGTCGTGATCAACCCGTCACCGTGCGGGTGGTCGACCCGTTCGGTGCGCCATTCCGCGCGTCGGTCGAACGGAGCTGACACCATCCGTGCCGATGGAGCGTAAGACGGTCGTGGTCGTCGAGGACGACGACAACATCGCCGACCTGCTGGACCTGTACCTCGACCAGGCGGGGTACGACGTGGCGCGGGCCGCCAACGGTGCCGACGGCCTCGCCCTGGTCGCCGAGCGGGAGCCCGCCATCGCCATCGTCGACATCGGGCTCCCCGGCGGGATCGACGGCCTCGAGGTGTGCCGGCGGATGCGGCGGGACGGCAGCGTCCCCGTCCTGATGCTGAGCGCCCGCGGCGAGGAGACCGACCGGATCATCGGCCTCGAGATCGGCGCCGACGACTACGTGACCAAGCCGTTCTCGCCCCGGGAGCTGGTGGCCCGGATCAAGGCGATCCTGCGGCGCACGGCCGACGACGAGAGCGCGGCGGCCGGGCCGCTGGTGCTGGGCGACGTGACCGTCGACCTCGGCCGCCACGTGGTCACCCGGTCGGGCGAGCCGGTCGACCTCGCACCCCGTGAGTACGATCTGCTGGTCGTGCTGCTGGAGAACCGAGGGCTGGTGTTGTCGCGGCGGCAGCTGCTCGACCTGGGTTGGGGCTACGACTGGTACGGCGACGAACGGACCGTCGACGTCCACGTCGCCCAGCTGCGCCGCAAGCTCGGGAAGGACTTCCCCCTCATCACCCTGCGCCGCTCCGGCTACCGGCTCGGTTGAGGTCGCGTGCGGCGCCGCCTCGTCTTCACGATCGCCGCCGCCATCGCTGCCGCGGTTGCCGTCGTCGGAGTCGGCACGCTGGTCCTCACCACCGTCGACTCCCGGCACCGCGACGAGGAGGAGCTCACGTCGCAGCTCACGGCCCTGGCCGCCGTGGTCGCCGAGCTGCGGCCGGCACGGGCCGAGCCGGTGACGGAGCGCCTGGAGCCGACGCTGTCGGTCGACTCGCTGGGCCTCGTGGTCCTCGATGAGGGCTCGGCGCTGCTGTCCGAGGCCGACATCGCCAGCCTGCGGGAGGGCACGCCGGTGTCGCGGCGCGACGGCAGGACCACCATCGCCGCGGCGCCGATCGTGCGGGAGCAACAGCCGGACGGGCCGGCGCGGGCGCTGCTGGCGACCGACTCCACCGGCGCTTCGGTAGGGCCGGCAGGGCGCTGGTTCGTGGTGGCCGGCGCGGGGACGATGGCCGTCGGGGTGCTGGTGGCGCTGCAGCTCGCCCGGACGCTCACCGGGCCGCTGGCGGCCGCCGAGGCGGCGACGCAGCGGATCGCCCGCGGCGAGCTGGCCGCACGGGTCGACGAGCCGCGCCCCGGTGACGACGACGAGCTGGCCCGCCTCGCCCGGTCGATCAACACCATGGCGGCCGCGCTGGAGCAGGCTCGCAACTCGGAGCAGGAGTTCCTGCTGTCGGTGTCGCACGACCTGCGCACGCCGCTCACGTCGATCAGCGGGTGGGCGGAGGCCCTGGTCGACGAGACGGCGCCCGATCCCCGGACGGCGGGTGCCACGATCCTCGCCGAGGCGGGGCGACTCGACCGCCTGGTGCGCGACCTGCTCGACCTGGCCCGGCTGCGGGCGCAGACGTTCACGCTGCAGCTCCGGCCGGTCGACCTGCGGGACGTGGCCATCGGCGCCGGCGAGGGCCTCCGACCCGACCTGGAGGACGCCGGACTGGTGTTGTCGTTCGACCTGACGCCGGGGCCGGTGGTGGTGCACGGCGACGCCGACCGGCTGGCCCAGATCGCCGGCAACCTGGTGGAGAACGCCGGGCGTCACGCCACGTCGCACGTGCGGGTGCTGGTGACGGTCGACGGCGCCGATGCCGTGCTGGCGGTGGACGACGACGGTCCCGGCATCGCCCCCGCCGATCGGGACAAGGTGTTCGA encodes:
- a CDS encoding response regulator transcription factor translates to MERKTVVVVEDDDNIADLLDLYLDQAGYDVARAANGADGLALVAEREPAIAIVDIGLPGGIDGLEVCRRMRRDGSVPVLMLSARGEETDRIIGLEIGADDYVTKPFSPRELVARIKAILRRTADDESAAAGPLVLGDVTVDLGRHVVTRSGEPVDLAPREYDLLVVLLENRGLVLSRRQLLDLGWGYDWYGDERTVDVHVAQLRRKLGKDFPLITLRRSGYRLG
- a CDS encoding HAMP domain-containing sensor histidine kinase, which gives rise to MRRRLVFTIAAAIAAAVAVVGVGTLVLTTVDSRHRDEEELTSQLTALAAVVAELRPARAEPVTERLEPTLSVDSLGLVVLDEGSALLSEADIASLREGTPVSRRDGRTTIAAAPIVREQQPDGPARALLATDSTGASVGPAGRWFVVAGAGTMAVGVLVALQLARTLTGPLAAAEAATQRIARGELAARVDEPRPGDDDELARLARSINTMAAALEQARNSEQEFLLSVSHDLRTPLTSISGWAEALVDETAPDPRTAGATILAEAGRLDRLVRDLLDLARLRAQTFTLQLRPVDLRDVAIGAGEGLRPDLEDAGLVLSFDLTPGPVVVHGDADRLAQIAGNLVENAGRHATSHVRVLVTVDGADAVLAVDDDGPGIAPADRDKVFDRLYSQTAPGSRAGTGTGVGLATVRALAEAMDGSVFATQNEAGGARLVVRLPLRSGRVL